The Synechococcus sp. MVIR-18-1 region TTGGCTCCAACACGGCCAAGCTTCGCTTCGATATCGGCGTAGCCACGGTCGAGGTGGTCGAGGCCGCTCACTTGTGATTTCCCTGTTGCCACCAGTGCTGCCAACACCATGGCGGCTGAGGCTCTGAGATCGGTTCCATTGACTGGAGCCCCGCTGAGTGCGGATACGCCTTCCACAACAGCAGTGTTGCTTTGAACCCTGATGGAGGCTCCCATGCGCTGCAGCTCTGCGACATGCTGCATCCGGTTTTCGTAGATCTTCTCCGTAATCACACTCGTTCCTTGTGCCGTAGCCAGTAAGGCCATGAACGGTGCTTGCAGATCGGTAGGAAAACCAGGGAATGGTTGGGTGGTGATGTCGATGCCCCGGATCTCGCCGGGAGTGATCGTGATCCCTTCTTGATCGATATCAAGTTTGCAGCCGCAGTCGCGCAGTTTCTGCAGAACGGCACTGAGATGTTCAGGGATCACGGGAGCCACTCTTAGCTTTGAGCGGGTGATGGCAGCAGCAAGGAGGAAGGTGCCGGCCTCAATGCGGTCGGGAATCACCATGTAATCGCAACCCTTGAGTTGGTCCACACCTTCCACGGTGATGGTGGGTCCGCCAGCACCGCTGATGTTTGCGCCCATGGCAATCAACAAGTTGGCGAGATCCTGAACCTCTGGCTCCTGGGCTGCATTTGAAATCACGCTGGTGCCTCGCGCCAAGGCTGCTGCCATCAAGATGGTTTCTGTGGCGCCCACACTGGGGCAATCCAGAACGATCTCTGCACCTTTGAGACGTTGCTCCCTGCCTGGGATCGAAGCGGCAATGATGCCGTGCTCCACATTCACAACAGCTCCGAGCGCCTTCAATCCACGGATGTGTTCCAC contains the following coding sequences:
- the murA gene encoding UDP-N-acetylglucosamine 1-carboxyvinyltransferase gives rise to the protein MTVAALASQDILKPHLEIDGGEKLSGELRVSGAKNSALVLMTASLLTEDPLTLRNVPPLTDIGGMTEILSSLGVKVQRSGEVVRLHADQMTGAEPPYELVNGLRASFFAIGPLLARMGHARVPLPGGCRIGARPVVEHIRGLKALGAVVNVEHGIIAASIPGREQRLKGAEIVLDCPSVGATETILMAAALARGTSVISNAAQEPEVQDLANLLIAMGANISGAGGPTITVEGVDQLKGCDYMVIPDRIEAGTFLLAAAITRSKLRVAPVIPEHLSAVLQKLRDCGCKLDIDQEGITITPGEIRGIDITTQPFPGFPTDLQAPFMALLATAQGTSVITEKIYENRMQHVAELQRMGASIRVQSNTAVVEGVSALSGAPVNGTDLRASAAMVLAALVATGKSQVSGLDHLDRGYADIEAKLGRVGAKLIRRTP